The nucleotide sequence CCAAGGAACAGCTATTAGGACCCTCCACTGTAGTCAGAAAGGGAACAAAGAGCAGTACATTGGACAGATTAGGCGGGCCCTGGTGCACCAGGCGACTCCAAGAGGGAGGGATTTACAAAGAGGAACCAGCTGCTTCAAGGCAAACTTAACTGCAGCTGTAGTAGGATTCAGGCACATAAAAACCACCCAAAGATATGCACCTTCCTGCTGACCTCTAGGGGCATTCAAAGTAAAAAGTGTCAGAGGTATCTTTCTGTTGCATAGTAATAACACAATTCTATTCTTATTTGTCCTGCATTCGTTTCCCCAAAGCCCACCCAGCCCAGTTCTGCATTACCCTGATCTCATATTGATGTTTCTTGGTgacctcctctttcctttttttgacatcctggaaaataaaaaagaccacTGTTAAACTGAAGTCCCAGCAAAGAATTTCtaatctctcctctctctcttcccttaacTCACCTgagctgtttttctcttcttggcCTGAATTATCTGGGCTTCTTGGGGGGAATCCgtctggctgggctggggctgttGCTTAGCTTGTAAACGGCTACTAcggtgaaattttttaaagacggTTTAGTAAGTCATGAGTTTCAAGCACAGCAGCTAACTTTTAAACATATCTATCTACAAGACAAATAATGTTACCTGCGTCTTGACATTCTCTTCTTTCAGGTGTGTGAATGTGAAATCtctggaggggagaaaggaaaaacgAGAGTCAAATACATTGTCACCCAAATTCTCCCAAGTGCCAGTCAGATGCTCTTGCAGGGGTTACGGCTCAGTCCCTCAGGAGATGGCCTGGGCCATTTACCATGCTGTCTTATGCACGACAATGGTTGTCTCACGGTATTAATTTTTGGACACATGCCTGCGTCTCCTCAACTGAATGTACTGCCGGGACGCGAGGGTCTTCAAGAATTTACAAAGCACCCCCAGCAAGGAGGCAGATCTCCCCCAAATGGGTCTTTTCTGCGCCCTCCATCCTCTCTCCCGGAACCCTCGGGGACTTGGGCAGCGCCCCCACGGCCCCCCTTCCGTCCTGGACGAGCCGCGGGGAGAGAGGGGGTTGTGGAGGCGAAACGCTGTGGAGAAGCCGGTTCCGCGCCAATTTGGAGAGCGGCGGTGGCGGGGAAGCAGGGGGCGGAGGGAACGGAGACTTGTGTCACGTCCTTcagtctcctttccctccttcccagccccccGGGCCCTGCCTGTCGCTTGAAGGGGCACCGGGACCCCGACTCcagatggggggtgggagtgaaAGGAAAGGGAATTAAAGAAAGGGGGAAACTGGGTTGGTCAGGGAGCTCTTCTCCCCGTGAAGGGAACCCAGACCCCATCCTCTCTCCCGCGGGAGAGCTCCCCTAacgagggtgggagagagaaaccccTAGAATGAGGGCATTTTCCGTGGCCTCCCCCTTCGGGGCAGCCCTCCACCCTCGCCGCTTCCCCGGCCCCCTGCCAAGGATCCTGACAGGGACGCAAAGCGGGGACCCATCCCCCCCAGCCGCCTCTTTCTCAGCCTTCCCATTTTTCCTCCCTTAAGCTCCCGCCCGCGGGAAGAATCGGCCCCGGGGGCTTTCTTTCCTCCCGCACTCCGCCCTACGCCCAGCACCTCCTCACCGCTAGACCCGCTACCGCTCCGCTCTCAGCTGGCGCCGGCGCCAACCCAATATATAGGCCGGGCCAGGCCCGCCCTGCACGCATGCGCCGCAGACTGACACCTCCGGACTGCGCGCTCCCCTCTCCCGCGCGCCCGCCCCGCAGGCCCGTGCGCGGCGCCCTGCTCAGTCCGCGCCCGCCCACCCCGATGGCCCGGGACCCGCTCGTCCAGGCCCTCAGTCCGCGTTCACCTGTTCTCCACTTCACCTGCCTGCGCGGCCCGGAGGCGGGAGGGAGTCTCTCGGAGGCTCCTCCCTCCTCCGAGGTCTGGCTCCCCGCCGCTCTGCTTCCGCATCTCCCGCCCGTGCTTTCCAGTTCCCTCCCGCCCTCAACTCCCGGATCCCGTCCGTGTCAGGCCGCGGCTCAGTCCTGGCCTACGGCCAGGTGGAGGCGGCACGGGCGAACATAAGAGTAGTCAGGAAGTGGCCATCCTGCGGCGCACCGTGGCTGTCCCGCCAAGGTCTCAAGGAACCCAGTTCCTTCGGAAAAGACGCCGGGACCAGGAGGGCCCGCCCCCGCGGGAGGAGCGCCGCTTTGGCTGGCGAGCTGGCCAATGGGAGGCGAGGACGGCAGCACAACGTGGAGAAGCTGCAGAATGTAAACAGAGCCGGGCGCGCCGCGGGCCACGTGTGTCCCCGCGCGCCACCCGTCGGGTCTGGGACCACCGGGGCCGGCCGTGGCACCTCAGGGCAGCCATTCTCTGGGATGCCTGTCTTGCACTTTTCTCCAGCCCGCTGACGGAGGTTCGTGTCAACCATTTCCCGCTGCCCGCTCCGCCGACCGGGTTACCTCCCATGGGTGGGTCTCTCCGCACCCCGCCGCCTTTCCCCTGCCCCGCTGCTTCCCACTCCGAAGTCCCCGCGCCGAGAAAACGCTCGCGCCAGGCCGCAACCTCCCTTCCTGTCCTCCAGACGGGCAGTTCCGGGGCCCCCCAGGAGTAAAACGTCTCTTAagagcggggcggggggcagcatTCGGCCATCCCCCTGAGAGCGGTGGCCCTCCCGGGTCGGGCCGGGAGAACTAACCCCCACCACGTGCAGGCCCCGGGCCGgcccgccgcgccccgccccgctgCCGCCAGCGCGCCCTGCGGAGCCCGCGCGAGTTGCCCGCGCAGGAGGGAGCCGCCCGCCTCCGAGCTATAATAGCAGGAGGCGGGCCCGACgcgtttccttctctttccccccGCTAGCTAAACATAGGGGTACCCTAGCTACCTCTATTACCGCCCCTCTCCAGCGCGCCCCAGACTGGACATCTCCAAGTGGGACATGCCGTTGCTACTCCGCCAACAGGTTTTGCGGCGGGAGCGGTGGGGCGGAGACGCCTGCGGGAACAAAGACCCCCGCGGTGGAGCAGCCGAGCTCAGGCTCCCCGGAACTCGCGGCAGCTTGGGCCGGCCGCGGGCTGGCCGGCTTCGGCGCTCTGCCCTGGTCCGGCGCGAGCCGCTGGGGTAGGGCCGGGGAGACGAGGGCGCTCGAGCTGGCGCGGTGGCGCGGCCCGGGCGGGAGCCTTTCCCGAGATGCACCAGGCGGCGGCAGCGGCCGGGACCGACCCGGGACCCCGCCCCGCGCCCTTTGTGCCGCTCGGTCCGGGCGGCCCTAGGAACCTAGAAATAACCACTGCTCTTCGGGGGTTGGGACTCTCAAGGCCaactctttttccctctttggaTTCTGACTCTGACGACAGGCTCGTGACGCCGGCAAAATAATTGTTTTCCCCCCGTATTAACGCAGGAGGAAATACTAAGAGCCTTGCCTCCGGTGACATAGAATCAAAAGAGGCCCCGAATCTTCAGTCCCAAGAAGCTCGATACCATTATAATGCTTATGATGGCGCTCTCGTTCCGGGAGGAGTTGCCTCCGTTTGCAGTCACCTCAAAACACTTGGCGGTGTAAAAGCTTAGAGATCTAACAGCATGATGGTAAGAAAAGGGAGGTCTTCCAACAAGCGTATGTTACCTTGACGTACACAAAACTGGTGGCCTAAATGAGCGACTatgattatgaaaatatattgaaaactatGTCGATGAACATTTGTAGGATTAATCTTGGAGTATGTATGTATTGTATGCCCAGCACTGGGCTAATTAATAAATTACTTGTAAACAAGACATGTAATTAGAAATCTTCTTTGGTCAGTGCCCTTGACTATGAAGTGAATACAGTGCAATCATAGTAAGGGAGAGAACTCGGAAGCAATCTCAAGACTGCTTTGTCTGGAACCAACAGGGTGAATTCTGCCTAATTACAAGTAGCTGGCCAATGGTTAAGTGGGACTGAAAAGGACATGGGTTTACTCTCAGATGGACCCAGGTTCCAATCCTGCTCTGCTGCAAGCTACTGAATTCCTCTGAGCATGGGTTTTCTCCagaaaacatagaagacactCTTTTCATGGCTCTTTCTAAAGATTACATTTGATAATGTATATAGAGACCCTCTCTTATGTATGTACCTGTCACAGAGCAGATGCTCTTTGCTCCTCTGTCCACCCCCCTTACTAGTTTACACCCATAGAAATTGAGTTGTTTGAAAGATCTGCAATAAAACAGAAAGCTGAATGACAAAATTGCTGTTTCCCAGAATTTTGTTCATGTAGTCATCCTTTTTGATACTTACTTtagacatcatttttttaaaggttttaaaaaatttttaagtaatctctgcacccaacatggggcttgaactcatgacccccccctcctccaagatcaagagtcacaggctcttcccactgagccagccaggcgcccctagacatcATCTTTCAATATGTTatctttgtttcatattttagCCCCATTTCCCACTGATCCcagttttaaaattcacttattttgtgtgatctcagggttgtgagatccagccccgagttgtgctctgtgctcagcacggagtcggcttgagattctctctctctctctctctccctctcccgctcgtgctctctctctctctctcaaataaatctttgaaaaattcacttactttgaaatgtatattttttcatgcTTGTAGTAATTTTAGAGATGTTGGCATTTTCTAAAGTATATTTTCCCCAGTGTTCATGCAAAGTTAAAACACCATGTTAAAGTATTGGCCTCTACAGTGCTTttattttcaggggaaaaaaaggcagggagaaaagatttttagaggaacaggtttaaaaaaaatcaggcccAGCCCACTTATTTCTTGCTTCTGTACCTTTTCCTCCGTATGCCTCCTCTGTCAAACCTTCCTAAACCCCTTTCTCTGTGCTCTTCAGTTCTGCTCACCTCACAGTACAATAATTACctgttaaaatgtcttttatcTCCAACTAGGCCTTGGATcttgttttgttcatctttttataaTAGGTACCCAGCAGTTCAGAGGCCTACAAAGTAGGACCTTGGTAAATACTGAATTGAATTATGCATAGGATATCCCATTATAGAACTTTAATTCTCTACGGCTAGAGTGATGGATGGTAGAATTATTCACCAAttaataagtttttttaattaattctatttttaaagattttatttatttgacagagagaaacagtgagagagggaacacaagcagggggagcaagagagggagaagcaggtttcccgctgagcagggagcccgatgcggggctcgatcccagggtcctgggatcatgacctgagctgaaggcagacgcttaacgactgagccaccaggcgccgcaaattaattctattttttagaagtttttagatttagagaaaaagTGAGAGGGTAGAACAAAGCTCTATATATTCCTtcaccttccctgaccacctcacACAGTTTTTCCTATTATTGACACATTAGTCTGTCACATTTATTACCATATGAATCAATGTCAATGcattattaactaaagcccaTGCTTTATTCAGATTTACCCTAATGTCTTCTTATTGCTGCTGGATCCAAACCCATTGCATTTAGAACTCATGTCTCCCTGAGGTTCCTctgggctgtgacagtttctgagattttccttatttttttatgtccttgacagttttgaggagtgctGGCCAAGTATTTTGTAggatgcctttctttcttttttaattttgtttatttatttgagagagagagagagcaggagttggggggagggcagagggagcccgatgtggggctggaacccaggactatgactcgagccgaaggcagccactgagatcactgagccacccaggtgcccctgtagtatGCCTTTCTAGTGGAATTTGTCTTATGTTTTTCTAATGGTTAAACTGAGGTTATAGATTTGGAGGAAGAATATCGCAGAGGCAAAGTGCCATTTTTATCATATCAAGAGTACATGCTGTCATCATGGTTTATGActattgatgttgaccttgatcacatAGTAGTGTTTGTTGGGCTTTGACATTGTAAGAGTTacttcccccatccccaccctcaaaTACTCTACTGCTTGGAAAGAAGTCACTATGCAGCCCACAGGGAAGGAGTGGGGAAGTTATGCCCCTGCCTTTAAGGTAAAATATCTACCTATGGAATTCTGCTAGATTTGCCTCTCTCCCATTTATTAACTCACTCaatgatttatttatatcagtatgcactcatggatatttatacttttttgttttggttgtgtATTTTGAAGTATAATTCAATAGTACTTTAtcttgttgctcaaattgttctagcCTTGGccggggtattttttttttttttttaagattttatttatttatacagaagagacagagagacaggcagagggagaagcgggctccccgctgagcaggtagcccgatgcgggactcgatcccaggcccctgggatcatgacctgagccgaaggcagacgctcaacgactgagccacccaggcgcccggccagggtatttttaatacttttttttttttttgtcctagaACTGATTTGAAGTTAAGCAAAAATGAATATGGCTAAATGATGACCAGTATATCTCATATGAAGAgaggaataaaacattttttaccaTTTACCATTAAACTTGTTTATTATCCATCTAGCCAAAAGgcatcaacagaaaaaaaaatcctttcacatTTTAATACTGAACTGCCCATTAGACTATTCCTTTTATTGCCTCATCAAGGACATTTTTCAGTaaacctatttttttcctttttttgtaacgGCGAGTGCTGGTAGGATGACTGCTAGTGTAGTTGGGCACCACTGTCTTGATTTAAGCCAGCAGTTTCACTGCCGCTGCCGTCTGCATCAGCATAGCAAATGTTAACACCGTGAAAACAGTTTTGACCTTGTGGTCTCCCTGAAAGGGCCTTTGAGACCCCAAAGATTCCCAGACCACACACTAACTGCAGATCTAGTTTCCAAACCAGAATGCTAGGAGTCGTCTTagttattcctttcttcttttttcggAGCCTCGTAATTATAACTAGTACTTCCCGAGCAGGGTGAGGTGCTAAGCTCTACTCTAAGCTTTTCCGTTGTATTAACTCCTTGCCGTCCTCCACGGACACTCTGAGGCAAGTGCTATTATTGTCATCCCCGCTTCACAGATGAGACACAAATGTAGTTTGCCCAGGACGCACGGGGGAGTCTGACTCCAGCACCCCTGTGCTGTGCTGCTTCCAGTTACCACCGGGTCATTTCCAAATTAATCCTCTTTTTTCCTCCGCCTTAGTTCAGTAGGACTCCAAATCTCTCCTCAGTGCAGTGAGCTCCCAAGTGGTTCTCTTGACATGCGTTGCCCCTTCTGATCTGCTTTCCAATGTATTGCCaaagctctctttctttcttttgcttttttaaggttttatttatttgagagagagcgagagagagctagagagagcatcagctgggggagaggcagaaggagagggagaagcagactccccgctgagcggggagcccaatgcggggctcgatcccaggaccccgggatcacaacctgagccgaaggcagacgctcaacccactgagccacccaggcgcccccaaagctCTTTCTCAAGCACAGAATTGCCCACACCACCACCGCCGCCCTGCTATTGATTGCCTTGGGGTAAAGGCCAGATCCTGTAACACACAAAGCCTCTTGCACCTGGGAAATCCAACTGCAGGGCTGTTCTACACACCCGTTGCCCTTCTTAACTGGACCTTTGTACTTACACCTCTCATTCCCCGCTCCACTGCCTTCCCTCAGCTAATTCCCACAGCTCCATTAATACTCAAAAcaccacctcctccagaaagctgTCCTGCTCTGAGGTCGGGCTCTTTACACTCCTTTCTTCCCacttcctcctttcccccatgCAGGAGCTCCTTGGGGGCAGGAACTGACACCCACGTGCCTGGCCAACCACAGTCCCCTTTGTGGAATGAATGGAGGGGGCAGCTGGAGTGTGCGCATCGGCCAGCCCTCCTAAACCAGACTCCAGGGACCACTCCTTTTGTAGGGGGCGTGTTGGAGGACTCAGCAGGGTCATGGCTGAGTACTGCCCTCTAGAGGCAGAGCTGTTTCTGGCATCTGGGATTCCAGAAGCACCTAGGAGTCTAGGCTGAGAGAGCCTGGCTCTGTGGGAGCTGCCTTCAGCCACCCTGGAGGGCTGGGGGGTGCACTTGAGAGGAAAGGCATCTTAACGTGTGGGAGCTAGAACCCCTTAGAAATGGCTGGTCCAGCTCCTGAAGGATCTGTGGTAACTCCACAGTGCCGAGAAAGAACAGGGAGCTCCAGGTAGAGGCTGAAGTTGGCAGGTAGATGCAGGGTGGACCAGCCTGCTCTGGGCTAGGCACTGTTCTTGTTAACTGCAAGGGATATGACAGTTAACAAGAAAGGGCCCCTGTCTGCAAGAGCTTACTgtatgttggggtggggggcaggacaaACGTGTAACAAATAACTATCATGAagcaatagagaaaagaaaaaagtaatatgaTAGAGGGGACCATTAAGCTGTAAGGGGTGGGGAGTGAATTGGGAAGGACTCACAGAGGTGGTGacattttgtctatttcattCGTTAATTCAACAAACGCCAGGACACAGTAGTGAAGCAAACGAAAATTCCTGCCGCCTTGGAGCTTAATTCTAGTTAAGGGGtatagaaaacaagcaaacatatGTCAGGTagtaataagagaaataaaagcagcaTAATGTGCTGTGAGGTGCTGTGTTAGACAGATGATCAGGGAATACTAATTGGTGTGACATTTGATCCGAGAACTGTGAGGTGAGAGAACAAGTCATGTAGATAAGGAGGAAGAACACTCCAGGCAAGGGAACAGGGAGTCCAGAGGAGCTTGGCTTATTTAATGGACAACAAGGAGGTCAGTATGGCTGGAATgtagtgagggagggagggagaagaggcagcAGGAAGGAGTGTTCAAAAATGCCCCGTGGGACTGCTGGGTGGAAAATAGACTCCGAGGGGAGATCAGTCAGTAGACTAGAGTGATCCGGGTGAGAGATGATGGCGACTCGGAACAGGCTTGGGGTGGCAGGGTTGATGAAAGCTGGTTGCATCCAGAATGGATGTTGAAGGTAGAGCTGAAAGGATGTGCTGATGGATTCGATGTATGGGACAGGGCCAACTCAAAGGTGAACAACTAGCTGAATGGCTGTCATTTATTGGAATTGGGAAGATGAAGGGAGGAGTGGCTTTAGGGCAgaatgaaatcaagagtgggtttTGGACAGATTAAATGTTAAAATCTTTCCttacattttattacaaaaattttaaagatttatttattttagagagagagcatggggtggggaaagggagaggaagagagaatcttaagcagattctgcactgagtgcagggcctgacatgacgcagggctccatctcatgaccctgaggtcatgacctaagccaaaaccaagagtcaaatgctcaactgactgtaccacccaggcacccctattaggAAAATTTTAACTGCCTattaaagttgaaagaatttataATGAATACCCATATATCCAGCACCTAGATTCCACCAACATTTTGCCATTCCTACTTTATCATAGTTCActccatctatccatccctctATCTATCCactatttcatcttatttttggGTACATTTCCAACAAAACTGAAGATACCAGTATATTTCTCCCTGAATACTTTACCATTCCTAGCATTAACAGAGTTCAATTTATgtgtggtgtgtttttttttttttttaggtaaaacttacttaaaatgaaaagtacaaaTGCTACATATACATTCTTAATGGACACACTTTTGTAACCCAAACTCCTGTCAAGTTATAAAACATTACCATCacccccagaaagttccctttcCCTGGCAATCCCCTCTTCCACCTTCCACCACCAGGGAGCCATTGTTCCGAGTTTTTTCCACCATAGACTGGTTTTACTAGTTCGATGCTAGAacttcatattatatataaactgcattgtgtgtgcatacacacacatacggcGTCACACTGGCCTCTCTCAGCGCGTTTTTGACTCTCACCCATGCTGCTGCATATACTGTACTCTGTTCCTTGCTTAGTATTCCATCGGGTCCATACACCAGTGTATTTTTTAGTATTTGGCTATTCTGAGTAGAGGTGCTGTGCACATTCTTGTATTTGAACATTCCTGCTGTGAACACTTGTGGACAAACATGTTCATTCCTTttaggtatttacctaagagtAGAATTTCTGAATCATAGAGTAGATATGTGtttcagttttattgaaaaaacaaaaacaaaaacaaaaaaaaccaccaccacccatttgttgtgatgagcaccaggtgttgtgtgtaagtgttgaatcactagattctacacctgaaaccaatattacactgtatgttaactaacgaatttgaataaaaacttgaaaaaaaacctGTCAGACCTTttctcaaatgtccatcaacaaaagAATGGGTAAACACATTGTGGTTCTAGTCACATTGTGGAATGCTGTGCTCTAGTTAAAATGAAGTAGAGCCACAAGTATCAACATGGAcgcttttcaaaaatataatgtttGGGAAAGAGCAAATTTTAGATGGAAACATTcagtatgataccatttatataaagttggAAAGCatgtgaaacaaatattacatatAGCTATTGATACAAACAGTAATAGCATAAAGGCATGTTTTGCAAAAATAATCATGATTTCAGGGTAGTGGTATCTCGGGATGGGGGCAGGAAGACGAATGGGATCAGAGGGGTTTGTAATAGGTTTCACCTGTATCGTTAAAGTTGTATTTCCTTAAAATCTTCTGAAGAAAACACGgtaaaaatgttaagattttataAAGCTGAGTGATGTGTATACACGTTCATTTTACTCATCTTTATACTTTCTGGTTCTCTGATTTCTGACTTGTGTCTCAGGAGCTTCTCCTGAAGTACttatctcatttactccttcGCCCCTGGCTTCTACTTCTGTAGGTAGTTGAGACTAGGCAGAGCAAGAGTTCAGGGGACAGAGCTGCTCACCCCGCCCCCTGAGCTCCCTCGgcgaggtggggggagggcacaaGTTCGGTAGAAGCTCCCCGGGAGGCCCCtgggggggtgcagggggtgTCCTGGCCGGCAGAGGCTACTACCACCTGCAGATGACTTCcagcccttccttcccacctgctTCCtaaatttaggtctgtgatctgGGCCAAGCTCTCCATCCAATCCCAGGTCCAAATCCTACCTAAAATTgagcaatatattaaaatatttgttttgttccattgttCAGGGTTTTTTCTTCAGGGACTCTTAACTTTACATCCGTGCAATGCCCTTTGCCTGCCTGTCTTCCCTATCATGGCTTCtctaatgatttttatttatttctactttatcttCTTCAcgttccttctcttttttccacagCGTCCTCCAGAGTGGTGCCTCTTCTCGCTTGTGTTTCTTGTAATTTGGTTTCTGAAACACAGTTGTTTTTCATGACCCTTCTTTTCTAACTCCCAGTTCCCGTTGTCTGTGACCTTCTGCCGCGTGGCCGTCCCTTTCTTGAGCGGTTTCTGCCCCGTCAGCCTCTTGCGCAGTTGCCATCGCCTGGTGAcatgttttaaatgttataataGGATGTtgattaaattttttcttctgccccGTGGCAACAGTTTTCTGATGAGTTTTCCTAGTCTGCAGGGAAGTTCTGCTgctccttttcagattttttttccggCAGTGCCTTTGTACGGGTGTTTTTCTTACGGTGCGTCTGACTGGATGTTGAGTCACagctttttatcatttatttttgcatgatTTGGATTTTTCAAAACCAACCGTTTGCAAGAGAATCCTGTGATGGGAGTGGGGAAGCTTGCCTCCTTTCTCAGCTCGAGGGCTCCCTCCTCTGTTACTGCAGGGATGTATACTTTCTTTACCGTGCGGCGCCTCCTCTGAATTTAGGATCCCAACCTGGCTCAGGAGGGCTCCCACGACCGGTAGGAAGCTCCCCTCGTTCCTTCCCCCGACGGAGCCACTGGCTCCGAGGGTCCTGCCCTTCCCGCCAGCGTGCTCCTCGctctttcctcccctgcccctgggagTGCTGCAGGCACTTGAGTGattgctttcttcctcttcctagtCCTGCTCATGGCCCTTCCCAGGCTGAGTCCTCTCCGGCGGGGGTTGAATTTTCGCTGGGGACTGCTGGGACCTGCATCTCCCCTGCCCCGCCAGGCCCCTGGGCAGTTTCGGGTCTCTCTTGTGAGCACGTTGGAGTGCGCTGTGCTGGTGCAGGGGTGAAGCCGCACACAGTAGGAAGCTTGTGACCGTTCTCACTTCCTCATTTCACCGAAGATGTAAGTTTGTAGTGGTCTCAAGCCTTCATTCTCGTAGCTCTGAATGATTTTCAGGGGAACTGGAAAGAGTCTGCACAAAGTTGTCAGCATGCTCCCCTCAGGCTGCTCTGGAGTCCTTTGTCAGGCATTCAGAGccctcccgccacccccccacccctcccacccccgcaaGTCTGGTTTTCCCCCCAGCTCTTAGGTGTGACCACGGCTCCAGCCAGACTGGTCTGTTcaccatcccaggacctcagcaTCCGAATTTCTTTCCCCGCATTCCTGCTTTTTCCATGACTGCAATGTTCCCTCCAGGGGCCTCTTTATGGTAGCTGTTGTTTTTGGTGACTCAGCCAGCAGgcgtttcttcctctccctttcttctggTGTCAGAACCTACCCATCATCCACCAACAGGGATGGTGGGCGAACGGAGCTCGTTAATCATGGTGCCCCGTTGGTGGACAACAGCGACTGTTTCAGGGAAAGCCGAGTGGTCCAAGCAGGGCCACAGTCCTTCCCTGAATATTCCTTCCCTGAGAGCTAGCTAAGAAGCTTGCATCTTGCTCCGAGGTAACCGTATCAAACGATGTTCATCTGGAGGAACACCCAATCTGCAATATGAAAGCCtatggagacacagagagcagagagagagggtttCTTTGTTTAAGTCCTGGATCCACCCTGAGGTTCCTAATAGCACGAGCCAGTCTATTACAGTTTAGCTTAAGAGACGGAGTCAGTTTTGCCAGGTGCACCTGAGAGCACCTTCCTTTGTTCTCTGTCGCCCTGGTCCTTTCACCTGTTGTAACACACAACACACTGTATGGTCATTGTCATTGCCTGGTTACTGTATCGGTCTGTATCCCCCACTGAAAGCCCTTTCCTGCAGGATGCATGCTTGTTCACCACTGGGTGCCCAGTACCTGGCATTGTGCCTGGCCAGCATTGGGCAGTCAATGAATATTCATGTGAAActacatttttgcttttcctaACTCCTCCCATCACTCAAGGTCTTAGAGTCCAAGCCCTTCATGGAGCCTCCCACATCAAGTGAGAGAATGCATCTAAAACGTCCAGCATTGTGTGCAGCGCAAAGCAGACTCTCAGCAGAACCACAGCCTTCGTGCCCCGAATTCCTCAACTCAGAAGCGATGGCTCCCTCCTTGGAGctcctttatctcatttaatccagtGGCATCTACTTAGACTGTCACATATCGGAGTTATTTGCGTTTCTCTTTTAAGTTTTCAGATATTGTAAATGCCAGAAGCGAGCGCCCAGCACAGTGCATTGTAGAATAACCC is from Zalophus californianus isolate mZalCal1 chromosome 4, mZalCal1.pri.v2, whole genome shotgun sequence and encodes:
- the LOC113925627 gene encoding translation initiation factor IF-2-like encodes the protein MPASPQLNVLPGREGLQEFTKHPQQGGRSPPNGSFLRPPSSLPEPSGTWAAPPRPPFRPGRAAGREGVVEAKRCGEAGSAPIWRAAVAGKQGAEGTETCVTSFSLLSLLPSPPGPACRLKGHRDPDSRWGLPPAGRIGPGGFLSSRTPPYAQHLLTARPATAPLSAGAGANPIYRPGQARPARMRRRLTPPDCALPSPARPPRRPSVRVHLFSTSPACAARRREGVSRRLLPPPRSGSPPLCFRISRPCFPVPSRPQLPDPVRVRPRLSPGLRPGGGGTGEHKSSQEVAILRRTVAVPPRSQGTQFLRKRRRDQEGPPPREERRFGWRAGQWEARTAAQRGEAAECKQSRARRGPRVSPRATRRVWDHRGRPWHLRAAILWDACLALFSSPLTEVRVNHFPLPAPPTGLPPMGGNTKSLASGDIESKEAPNLQSQEARYHYNAYDGALVPGGVASVCSHLKTLGGVKA